A window from Aquabacterium sp. NJ1 encodes these proteins:
- a CDS encoding branched-chain amino acid ABC transporter permease: METFVVFFLNGISYGLLLFMLSSGLTLIFSMMGVLNFAHTSFYMLGAYFAYVITGLVGFFPALILAPLLVGLLGAAFERYSLRKVHVYGHVPELLVTFGLSYVVFECVRLIWGPANVDYRIPDVLSGPLFTIANVKGHGLQFLMGAGDPTICGPEAGNSCTQFPIYRGFMALVALFMLGVLWLLLTRTRIGLIIQAALTHPDMAQALGHNVPRVMMGVFGGGCALAGLAGVIGGNAFVTEPNMAASVGAIIFVVVVVGGMGSLAGAFLASLLIGLLQTFAVVADVSVASFMQSHGQTVNYEHWSYPLLKITVSQMAPILPYLLLVLILIFRPKGLLGTREE; the protein is encoded by the coding sequence ATGGAAACCTTCGTCGTCTTCTTTCTGAACGGCATCAGCTACGGGCTGCTGCTGTTCATGCTCAGCTCCGGGCTGACGCTGATCTTCAGCATGATGGGTGTGCTCAATTTCGCGCACACCAGCTTCTACATGCTGGGTGCCTACTTCGCTTACGTGATCACGGGGCTGGTGGGCTTCTTCCCTGCGCTCATCCTGGCGCCCTTGCTGGTGGGCCTGTTGGGGGCCGCCTTCGAGCGCTACAGCTTGCGCAAGGTCCACGTTTATGGGCACGTGCCGGAGCTGCTGGTCACCTTCGGTTTGTCCTATGTGGTGTTCGAGTGCGTGCGCCTGATCTGGGGGCCGGCCAATGTGGACTACCGCATCCCTGATGTGCTCAGCGGCCCGTTGTTCACCATTGCCAACGTCAAGGGGCACGGCCTCCAGTTCCTGATGGGCGCGGGTGATCCAACCATCTGTGGCCCTGAGGCCGGCAATTCGTGCACGCAGTTCCCGATCTACCGTGGATTCATGGCCCTGGTCGCCCTGTTCATGCTGGGTGTCTTGTGGTTGCTGCTGACCCGCACGCGCATCGGCCTGATCATCCAGGCCGCGCTGACGCACCCTGACATGGCGCAGGCGCTCGGGCACAACGTGCCGCGCGTGATGATGGGTGTGTTTGGCGGCGGTTGTGCCTTGGCGGGGCTGGCCGGTGTCATTGGTGGCAACGCCTTCGTGACCGAGCCCAATATGGCCGCCTCTGTGGGGGCCATCATCTTCGTGGTCGTGGTGGTAGGCGGCATGGGCTCACTGGCTGGCGCCTTCCTGGCTTCGTTGCTGATCGGCCTGCTGCAGACCTTTGCCGTGGTGGCCGATGTGTCGGTGGCCTCGTTCATGCAAAGCCACGGTCAGACGGTCAATTACGAGCACTGGTCCTACCCGCTGCTCAAGATCACGGTGTCGCAGATGGCGCCGATCCTGCCGTATCTCCTCCTGGTGCTGATCCTGATCTTCAGGCCCAAGGGCTTGTTGGGTACACGTGAGGAGTGA
- a CDS encoding branched-chain amino acid ABC transporter substrate-binding protein: protein MRFQVPQVRTLSLLVAASLTAGAAFAQKGETVKIAWIDPLSGLMASVGQNQVKSFQFVAEKINANNPAGVKFEIVSIDNKLSPAETLNALKSAADQGIRYVVQGLGSGSALALVDGVNKYNERNPGKEIVYLNYAAVDPDLTNSKCSYWHFRLDADTSMKMEALTTFIKEQKDVHKVYLINQNYAHGQQVSKFAKTMLSRKRPDIQIVGDDLHPLAQVRDFAPYVAKIKASGADTVITGNWGSDLALLVKAANEAGLNVKFYTYYANFGGTPTALGKAADGRVYQVGYGHYNMPGLNASLVSEFKKRFNDDFYSSATYSGLAMLADAMAKAKSTDPLKVAAAMEGLKFKSFNGEVEMRKTDHQLQQPLFIAKWAPVDAKNSYDVEKTGMTFVPVKSFDAYVSSTPTSCQMKRPS from the coding sequence ATGCGCTTCCAAGTTCCCCAAGTTCGCACGCTGAGTCTGTTGGTGGCTGCCAGCCTTACTGCAGGCGCGGCTTTTGCCCAGAAGGGCGAAACGGTGAAGATCGCCTGGATCGACCCGCTGTCGGGTCTGATGGCGAGCGTGGGCCAGAACCAGGTCAAGAGCTTCCAGTTCGTGGCCGAGAAGATCAACGCCAACAACCCGGCGGGCGTCAAGTTCGAGATCGTCAGCATCGACAACAAGCTCAGCCCTGCTGAAACACTCAACGCCTTGAAGTCGGCGGCCGACCAGGGCATCCGCTACGTGGTGCAGGGCCTGGGTTCGGGCTCTGCCCTGGCGCTGGTGGATGGCGTCAACAAGTACAACGAGCGCAACCCCGGCAAGGAAATCGTCTACCTGAACTACGCCGCGGTGGACCCTGATCTGACCAACAGCAAGTGCAGCTACTGGCACTTCCGTCTGGATGCCGACACCTCCATGAAGATGGAAGCGCTGACCACCTTCATCAAGGAGCAAAAGGACGTCCACAAGGTCTACCTGATCAACCAGAACTACGCGCACGGCCAGCAGGTGTCCAAGTTCGCCAAGACCATGTTGTCTCGCAAGCGCCCGGACATCCAGATCGTGGGCGACGACCTGCATCCGCTGGCCCAGGTGCGCGACTTCGCGCCGTATGTGGCCAAGATCAAGGCCTCCGGCGCGGACACGGTGATCACGGGTAACTGGGGGTCCGATCTGGCCTTGCTGGTGAAGGCCGCCAACGAAGCGGGCCTCAACGTCAAGTTCTACACCTACTACGCGAACTTCGGTGGCACCCCCACCGCGCTGGGCAAGGCCGCTGATGGGCGCGTCTACCAGGTGGGTTATGGCCACTACAACATGCCCGGCCTGAACGCGAGCCTGGTCAGCGAGTTCAAGAAGCGCTTCAATGACGACTTCTACTCGTCTGCCACCTACTCGGGGCTGGCCATGCTGGCTGATGCCATGGCCAAGGCCAAGTCCACCGACCCGCTCAAGGTCGCGGCGGCCATGGAGGGCCTGAAGTTCAAGAGCTTCAACGGCGAAGTGGAAATGCGCAAGACCGACCACCAGCTGCAGCAGCCACTGTTCATCGCCAAGTGGGCGCCGGTGGATGCCAAGAACAGTTATGACGTCGAGAAGACGGGCATGACCTTCGTGCCGGTCAAATCCTTCGACGCGTATGTGTCGAGCACGCCGACCTCCTGCCAGATGAAGCGTCCTTCGTGA
- a CDS encoding TetR/AcrR family transcriptional regulator, giving the protein MSRTPSPASTLPLKPHQADGEAPSCPIVAAVAAIAPRLPGVRQRRKAARPHELLEAALTLFVEKGLAATRAEEVAKLAGVSKGTLYLYYPSKDELFKAVVRAYLTQVIAEGHELVEQFEGNTSDLLHLLAHTWWSRVGASKASGLLVLIMAEARNFPELAQFYVDEVVAPSHALLARVVQRGIDRNEFRPMDVTSVVHALIAPIQFLILYRQCTSVCTANPVPLDPERFMTTQIELLLRGLEVRHPVIPNELPSPNT; this is encoded by the coding sequence TTGAGCCGCACGCCCTCGCCTGCCTCCACCCTGCCCCTGAAGCCGCACCAAGCGGACGGGGAAGCGCCCTCTTGCCCCATCGTGGCAGCAGTGGCAGCCATCGCGCCCAGGTTGCCCGGCGTGCGCCAGCGCCGCAAGGCCGCCCGCCCGCATGAATTGCTGGAAGCCGCGCTCACCTTGTTCGTGGAAAAAGGCCTGGCCGCCACCCGAGCCGAAGAAGTGGCCAAGCTGGCTGGCGTCTCCAAGGGCACGCTGTATCTGTACTACCCCAGCAAGGACGAGTTGTTCAAGGCCGTGGTGCGCGCCTACCTGACCCAGGTCATCGCCGAGGGTCATGAACTGGTCGAGCAGTTTGAAGGCAACACATCCGATCTGCTGCATCTGCTGGCGCACACCTGGTGGTCCCGCGTGGGCGCATCCAAGGCATCGGGCCTGCTGGTGCTGATCATGGCCGAGGCCCGCAACTTCCCCGAATTGGCGCAGTTCTATGTGGACGAGGTGGTGGCGCCCAGCCATGCGCTGCTGGCCCGCGTCGTTCAGCGCGGCATCGACCGCAACGAGTTCCGCCCCATGGACGTGACCTCGGTGGTACACGCCCTCATCGCGCCCATTCAGTTTCTGATCCTCTACCGCCAGTGCACCTCGGTGTGCACGGCCAACCCGGTGCCGCTTGATCCGGAACGTTTCATGACGACCCAGATCGAATTGCTGCTGCGTGGCCTGGAAGTCCGCCATCCGGTCATCCCCAACGAGCTGCCCTCCCCCAACACATGA
- a CDS encoding ABC transporter ATP-binding protein translates to MSKHSTSANTSADTSPKGMALELRQVRKSFGKTEIIRGAELAVKAGERVALIGPNGAGKSTLFNLISGRMAPTSGEILLNGEPIHGLTPYDINRRGLARSFQVSNLFPRLSVFENIRCAVLWSMGERYTFWRFLSRMEHVNARAEEVLDMIRLRRKRDVHVSQLTYAEQRALEVGVTIAGGGNVVLLDEPTAGMSKSETANFVKLIREVTEGKTLLTVEHDMGVVFGLADRIAVLVYGEVIAFDTPEAVRANDRVKEAYLGSVLAQNQAAEAGV, encoded by the coding sequence ATGAGCAAGCATTCCACATCTGCCAACACCTCTGCCGACACGTCCCCAAAAGGCATGGCGTTGGAACTGCGCCAGGTGCGCAAGTCCTTTGGCAAGACCGAGATCATCCGCGGTGCTGAACTGGCCGTGAAGGCTGGCGAGCGCGTGGCGCTGATCGGGCCCAATGGCGCGGGCAAGTCCACGCTGTTCAACCTGATCAGTGGGCGCATGGCACCCACCAGCGGCGAGATCCTGCTCAATGGCGAACCCATCCACGGGCTCACGCCTTATGACATCAACCGCCGCGGCCTGGCGCGCAGCTTCCAGGTGTCCAACCTGTTCCCGCGGCTGAGCGTGTTCGAGAACATCCGCTGCGCGGTGTTGTGGTCCATGGGCGAGCGCTACACCTTCTGGCGTTTCCTCTCTCGCATGGAGCATGTCAATGCCCGGGCCGAAGAGGTGCTGGACATGATCCGCCTGCGGCGCAAGCGCGATGTGCATGTCTCGCAACTGACTTATGCCGAACAGCGTGCGCTGGAGGTGGGGGTGACGATTGCCGGCGGTGGCAATGTGGTCCTGCTGGATGAACCCACAGCCGGCATGAGCAAGTCCGAGACGGCCAACTTCGTCAAACTGATCCGCGAGGTGACCGAGGGCAAGACGCTGCTGACGGTGGAGCACGACATGGGTGTGGTCTTTGGCCTGGCTGACCGCATCGCGGTGCTGGTGTATGGCGAGGTGATCGCCTTCGATACGCCTGAGGCCGTGCGCGCCAATGACCGCGTCAAGGAGGCCTATCTGGGCTCGGTGTTGGCGCAAAACCAGGCCGCCGAGGCGGGAGTCTGA
- a CDS encoding thioesterase family protein, which translates to MERPQAQDRAAYAHFSTITTRWMDNDIYGHVNNVTYYSYFDTAVNRYLIEAGVLDIHQGEVIGLVIETHCNYFAPLEFPRNVDAGIRLGHIGKSSVRYEIGLFDEGAPQTAAVGHFVHVYVDRATRRPVALPEPFLKALQALRMP; encoded by the coding sequence ATGGAACGACCGCAAGCACAAGACCGGGCCGCCTATGCCCACTTCAGCACCATCACCACGCGCTGGATGGACAACGACATCTACGGACACGTCAACAACGTCACCTACTACAGCTACTTCGACACGGCGGTCAACCGCTACCTGATCGAGGCGGGCGTGCTGGACATCCACCAGGGCGAGGTGATCGGCCTGGTCATCGAGACGCATTGCAATTACTTCGCCCCGCTGGAGTTCCCGCGCAACGTGGACGCCGGCATCCGCTTGGGCCACATCGGCAAGAGCAGCGTGCGCTACGAAATCGGCCTGTTTGACGAGGGCGCTCCGCAGACGGCGGCGGTAGGGCATTTTGTGCATGTGTATGTGGACCGCGCCACGCGCCGGCCCGTGGCCTTGCCCGAGCCTTTCCTCAAGGCGCTACAAGCCCTGCGCATGCCTTGA
- a CDS encoding 3-(methylthio)propionyl-CoA ligase, producing the protein MSLMGQMMHMPLMISSLLTHAARHNGDVEIVSKRVEGDMHRTNWTEVELRSRKLAQALDRLGLEAGDRVGTLAWNGYRHMEIYYAVSGSQRVCHTINPRLFPQQVAWIANDAQDKVIFVDLNIFPLVEKLAPSLPALQHVVLMCARENMPRECALPHLHCYEDLIAAEDGNYCWPSFDENTAASICYTSGTTGNPKGAVYSHRSTVLHAFAAALPDAMSLKATDTVLPVVPMFHVNAWGLPYTAAMVGCKLVFPGHHLDGASLYNLFEEEKVTMSAGVPTIWLGLLNHVKTNNLKFSTFKSTIIGGAACPPAMIRTFENDYNVEVIHAWGMTELSPLGTLGRLKSKHADWSTEDKQKLLEKQGKSVYGIDMRIVDAEGKVLPWDGKSAGDLEVRGHWVISGYFNIDKSPLHDGWFPTGDVATIDPDGYMQITDRSKDVIKSGGEWISSIDLENALMAHPAVQEAAAIACHHPKWDERPLMVVVKKPGAEVSKEELIAFYKGKIPNWQTPDDVVFVDEIPHTATGKIWKLQLREKFKDHKLPTA; encoded by the coding sequence ATGAGCCTGATGGGCCAAATGATGCACATGCCCTTGATGATCTCGTCGCTGCTCACGCACGCGGCACGTCACAACGGTGATGTCGAGATCGTGTCCAAGCGTGTGGAAGGCGACATGCACCGCACCAACTGGACCGAGGTCGAACTGCGTTCGCGCAAGCTGGCGCAGGCTCTGGATCGCCTCGGCCTGGAGGCAGGCGACCGCGTGGGCACGCTGGCCTGGAACGGCTATCGCCACATGGAGATCTATTACGCGGTGTCGGGCTCGCAGCGTGTGTGCCACACGATCAACCCGCGCCTGTTCCCGCAGCAAGTGGCCTGGATCGCCAACGATGCGCAGGACAAGGTCATCTTCGTTGACCTCAACATCTTCCCCCTGGTCGAGAAGCTGGCGCCTTCGCTGCCGGCACTCCAGCATGTGGTGCTGATGTGCGCCCGCGAGAACATGCCGCGTGAGTGCGCGCTGCCCCATCTGCATTGCTACGAAGACCTGATTGCGGCCGAAGATGGCAACTACTGCTGGCCTTCGTTCGATGAGAACACCGCGGCCAGCATCTGCTACACCTCGGGCACGACCGGCAACCCCAAGGGCGCCGTGTACTCGCACCGCTCGACCGTGCTGCATGCGTTCGCCGCAGCGCTGCCCGACGCCATGAGCCTGAAGGCCACGGACACCGTGCTGCCCGTGGTGCCCATGTTCCACGTCAATGCCTGGGGCCTGCCTTACACGGCGGCCATGGTGGGCTGCAAGCTGGTGTTCCCTGGTCACCACCTGGATGGTGCTTCGCTGTACAACCTCTTCGAAGAAGAGAAGGTCACCATGAGCGCCGGCGTGCCCACCATCTGGCTGGGCCTGCTGAACCATGTCAAGACCAACAACCTGAAGTTCAGCACCTTCAAGAGCACCATCATCGGCGGCGCGGCCTGCCCGCCCGCGATGATCCGCACCTTCGAGAACGACTACAACGTCGAAGTGATCCATGCCTGGGGCATGACCGAACTGTCGCCGCTGGGCACGCTGGGCCGACTGAAGTCCAAGCACGCAGACTGGTCGACGGAAGACAAGCAGAAGCTGCTGGAAAAGCAAGGCAAGTCGGTGTACGGCATCGACATGCGCATTGTGGATGCCGAAGGCAAGGTGCTGCCCTGGGATGGCAAGTCGGCCGGTGACCTGGAGGTGCGTGGCCACTGGGTGATCAGCGGCTACTTCAACATCGACAAGTCGCCGCTGCACGATGGCTGGTTCCCCACGGGCGACGTGGCCACCATCGACCCCGATGGCTACATGCAGATCACCGATCGCTCGAAGGATGTGATCAAGTCCGGCGGCGAATGGATCAGCTCCATCGACCTGGAAAACGCCTTGATGGCCCACCCGGCCGTGCAGGAGGCCGCGGCCATTGCCTGCCATCACCCCAAGTGGGACGAGCGCCCGCTGATGGTGGTGGTCAAGAAGCCTGGTGCCGAGGTGAGCAAGGAAGAACTGATCGCTTTCTACAAAGGCAAGATCCCCAACTGGCAAACGCCTGACGACGTGGTGTTCGTGGACGAGATCCCCCACACGGCCACGGGCAAGATCTGGAAGTTGCAGTTGCGCGAGAAGTTCAAAGACCACAAGCTGCCTACGGCTTGA
- a CDS encoding efflux RND transporter periplasmic adaptor subunit: protein MSKPTKWIALAAGVLILGGGIGRAIVHKKAQQNELAQSTATAQAGVVSLSSKDVHEVRPTLLTHAIPVSGSLTAQRSAIVKAKVAAELLSLSVREGDQVKADQVIGKLDPQEFDTRLQQARQQAASAKAQWQIAQQNLENNQALVQQGFISRTALDNSISNAAAAKATYEAAQFAVDLAAKSLKDSIVRAPIAGQISQRFAQAGERVGVDGRIVEVVDLSSLELQAPLTPQDVTQVRVGSPATLHVEGLPEPLPARIARINPSATADTRSVMVYLALKPHPALRQGLFVQGEITLTQQEALSVPQTAITRESGHDQVLRVRDGKVGKVDVKLGSHVGKGANEVPMVEIVEGLQAGDRVLANASGTVHDGQAVTLGQAQASSTAAR from the coding sequence ATGAGCAAACCCACCAAATGGATCGCCCTGGCAGCAGGCGTGCTGATCCTGGGCGGCGGCATCGGCCGCGCCATCGTGCACAAGAAGGCGCAGCAAAACGAACTGGCCCAAAGCACGGCGACGGCGCAAGCCGGTGTGGTGTCCTTGAGCAGCAAGGACGTGCATGAAGTGCGCCCCACCTTGCTCACGCATGCGATTCCCGTATCGGGCAGCCTCACGGCGCAACGCTCGGCCATCGTCAAGGCCAAAGTGGCCGCCGAACTGCTGAGCCTGAGCGTGCGTGAAGGTGACCAGGTCAAGGCCGACCAGGTCATTGGCAAGCTGGACCCTCAAGAGTTCGACACCCGCCTGCAGCAGGCTCGCCAGCAAGCGGCATCGGCCAAGGCCCAATGGCAGATTGCCCAGCAGAACCTGGAGAACAACCAGGCCCTGGTGCAGCAAGGCTTCATCTCGCGCACCGCGCTGGACAACTCCATTTCCAACGCCGCAGCAGCCAAGGCCACGTACGAAGCAGCCCAATTTGCGGTGGACCTGGCCGCCAAGTCCTTGAAGGACAGCATTGTGCGCGCGCCGATTGCCGGGCAGATTTCGCAGCGCTTTGCGCAGGCAGGCGAACGTGTCGGCGTGGATGGCCGCATCGTGGAAGTGGTGGACCTGAGCAGCCTGGAATTGCAGGCGCCGTTGACACCGCAAGATGTCACCCAGGTACGCGTCGGCAGCCCGGCCACGCTGCATGTGGAAGGCCTGCCGGAACCCCTGCCCGCCCGCATCGCCCGCATCAACCCCAGCGCCACGGCCGACACCCGCTCGGTCATGGTCTACCTGGCCTTGAAGCCCCACCCGGCCTTGCGCCAGGGCCTGTTCGTACAGGGCGAAATCACCCTGACGCAACAAGAGGCGCTGAGCGTGCCGCAGACCGCCATCACGCGCGAGTCCGGCCATGATCAGGTACTGCGTGTGCGCGATGGCAAGGTTGGCAAGGTGGACGTGAAGCTGGGCTCGCATGTGGGCAAAGGTGCGAACGAGGTCCCCATGGTGGAGATCGTCGAAGGCCTGCAGGCTGGCGACCGCGTGCTGGCCAATGCATCGGGCACGGTGCACGACGGCCAGGCCGTGACGCTGGGGCAGGCTCAGGCTTCTTCCACTGCTGCACGCTGA
- a CDS encoding branched-chain amino acid ABC transporter permease encodes MTSNVYRFRPLNLGRWLLWSAFALVLFVAPMFLKSSLSLTMLTQMGTAIIVCLSYNMLLGQGGMLSFGHAVYSGLGAFAAIHTLNKVGAGDWSIPVSLIPLIGGLGGLAMAALLGAVTTKKSGNTFAMITLGVGELVWNMSLMLPEFFGGEGGISSNRVVGQPVMGITFGPQIQVYYLIAVYCFICTVLMFAFTQTPLGRMLNAVRDNPERVEFIGYDTQRVRYIAFMIAGFFAGIAGGLYALNFEIVTAEVVGAQRSGAYLLFTFLGGSLFFFGPIIGAVLMVFAMVMLSELTKAWLLYLGLLFLFMVMYAPGGFASLLMMNVRLAGYGMLKRLWGVYAALAVTATLVVLPFAAMVEMVYHIKLDEALGPVMRFAGVSLDTQSSTTWGLAVLMLVVGVGLFELVRRRFSRLWNQIQEDIEAQIARTPAL; translated from the coding sequence ATGACCAGTAACGTCTACCGATTCCGTCCCTTGAACCTGGGTCGCTGGCTGTTGTGGTCGGCCTTTGCCCTGGTGCTGTTCGTGGCGCCCATGTTCCTCAAGAGCAGCCTGTCGCTGACCATGCTCACGCAGATGGGCACGGCCATCATCGTCTGCCTGTCGTACAACATGCTGCTGGGGCAGGGCGGCATGCTCAGCTTCGGGCATGCCGTCTATTCAGGCCTGGGCGCGTTCGCGGCCATTCACACGCTCAACAAGGTGGGTGCGGGCGACTGGTCCATCCCGGTGAGCCTGATCCCTTTGATCGGCGGGCTGGGTGGCCTCGCGATGGCCGCCTTGCTGGGCGCGGTCACCACCAAGAAGTCAGGCAACACCTTTGCCATGATCACGCTGGGTGTGGGCGAGCTGGTCTGGAACATGTCGCTGATGCTGCCGGAGTTCTTCGGTGGTGAAGGCGGCATCAGCAGCAACCGCGTGGTGGGCCAGCCCGTCATGGGCATCACCTTCGGGCCGCAGATCCAGGTGTATTACCTGATCGCCGTGTACTGCTTCATCTGCACGGTGCTGATGTTCGCCTTCACGCAGACGCCGCTGGGGCGCATGCTCAATGCGGTGCGCGACAACCCCGAGCGTGTCGAGTTCATTGGTTATGACACGCAGCGGGTGCGCTACATCGCCTTCATGATCGCGGGCTTCTTTGCCGGCATCGCGGGTGGCTTGTATGCCCTGAACTTCGAGATCGTGACGGCCGAGGTGGTGGGCGCGCAGCGCTCGGGCGCCTACCTGCTGTTCACCTTCCTGGGCGGTTCGCTGTTCTTCTTCGGGCCCATCATCGGCGCGGTACTGATGGTGTTTGCCATGGTGATGCTGTCGGAGCTGACCAAGGCCTGGCTGCTGTACCTGGGCCTGCTGTTCCTGTTCATGGTGATGTACGCCCCGGGTGGCTTTGCCAGCCTGTTGATGATGAATGTGCGCCTGGCGGGCTACGGCATGCTCAAGCGCCTGTGGGGGGTGTACGCGGCTTTGGCTGTGACGGCAACGCTGGTGGTGCTGCCCTTTGCCGCCATGGTGGAGATGGTCTACCACATCAAGCTGGATGAGGCGCTGGGCCCTGTGATGCGTTTCGCTGGCGTGAGCCTGGATACGCAAAGCAGCACGACTTGGGGCCTGGCGGTGCTCATGCTCGTGGTGGGTGTGGGCTTGTTCGAGCTGGTGCGCAGGCGCTTCTCGCGCTTGTGGAACCAGATCCAGGAAGACATCGAGGCGCAGATCGCGCGCACCCCCGCGCTGTGA
- a CDS encoding ABC transporter ATP-binding protein, giving the protein MLSIQDLHAFYGKSHILHGVDLEVNPGEIVSLLGRNGSGRSTTIKTIMGLVTGEGSVKWKGEELLGHKTYDVARRGLGYVPESRDVFPKLTVEQNLKLGMKSGHKNSRWSLDDMYQMFPRLKERQHTEAGVMSGGEQQMLTLCRTLMGDPDLIMIDEPTEGLAPKIVELVGEYLKELQKRGLAVLLVEQKLTIALDISQRCYVMGHGEVVFHGTPDELRADQYTRKEWLEV; this is encoded by the coding sequence ATGTTGAGCATTCAGGATTTGCACGCGTTTTACGGCAAGAGCCACATCCTTCACGGGGTGGACCTAGAGGTCAACCCGGGCGAGATCGTCAGCCTGCTGGGGCGCAATGGCTCGGGGCGATCGACCACGATCAAGACCATCATGGGCCTGGTCACCGGCGAGGGCTCGGTGAAGTGGAAGGGCGAAGAACTGCTGGGCCACAAGACGTATGACGTGGCCAGACGCGGCCTGGGTTATGTGCCCGAGAGCCGCGATGTCTTTCCCAAGCTGACGGTCGAGCAGAACCTCAAGCTGGGCATGAAGTCCGGCCACAAGAACAGCCGCTGGAGCCTGGACGACATGTACCAGATGTTCCCGCGCCTCAAGGAACGGCAGCACACGGAGGCCGGCGTGATGTCCGGCGGCGAGCAGCAGATGCTGACGCTGTGTCGCACGCTGATGGGTGACCCCGACCTGATCATGATCGACGAGCCCACCGAGGGCCTGGCGCCCAAGATCGTGGAGCTGGTGGGCGAGTACCTGAAGGAGCTGCAGAAGCGAGGACTGGCCGTGCTGCTGGTGGAGCAGAAGCTCACCATCGCCCTGGACATTTCGCAGCGCTGCTACGTGATGGGGCATGGCGAGGTGGTGTTCCACGGTACGCCCGATGAGCTGCGTGCCGACCAGTACACCCGCAAGGAGTGGCTGGAGGTCTGA